ATACCAAAAACTGAATTTAGGAGTTACCTTATGGACAAGTTGTATCATTGGTAGATAACGCGACATAGGTAACTAGACAGAGATCAATTGGAAATCATTTAGCTTAATCATGTACTAAAAATCTTTCTGAAAATAACCTGAATAGAAGTAAATGGTTTGCGACTCTCAGTGGTTCAATCTAAAAAGACTACAACGAAAGTCGAATACATGGTAATCAGTATTTTAAAAACATATTAAGAGAAAGAGTTAGTAAAGATTAGTTAGTTGTTAAGCGTAAGAGAAAATATCTATCCACATAATGCATGCGAAATGTTTGAGTTACGGGCAAGGGAGGAAATAAGAACGGGATGAAATTTCTTTCTCACAACTCCTAAATAAACTCAATGGAtacaatttaaaatatattcacAGGAAGAAAGACGGTGGAAGTGAAACAGGCAATCTAAAAAATTAATTCGACTCTAGTGTAGTCGTGGGACTGCAGAATATCCAATTAGCGAAATAGTTTAAATTACATACGTATAACTTATGAGTTTGCAAAGTATGACAGATATATATTTTGCAGGTCAAAAGATCATTCATAATCGTTATCGTTGTGTACATTACAAAAAGTAATACGGAAATAATATACTTAACGAGATCTGAATACATGTAGTCAATTGAATATTTAGTCGTTTAGATTTTGGGTTATgtgaatataattttattaCTAAAGTCTAACAATGAATATTTATCGATGCAAACAGCAAAATTTGTGTAAAAAGTTATTATGTAGATGAGAAACGCATGGTGGCAACTTATTTGTCTTATGAAAAGATGGATAAGCCTAGAGATAATTAATCTTCCTTAAACTacagaaacaaaaaaaaggaaaacaaaacgTGTGAAGTCCTCAAAACTGAATGAGAAATATCAGTCAGTACCAGTTAACATAGGGCTTGCTACAAATATTTATGGGCCTAAGTTGCCATATGTCACGTGAGGACATTGTGAGAGGGAGTAGACAAGATGAAAAGTAATCTTAAATGGAATGGCAAGCTAAATCTGAGAAAGATGGTTTCAAAAGAAAAAGTAAAAATTATAGGATGATTTAAAACTCAATATCAAGAGGAAGACAGAATCAGTGTGATTCTGTCATCGCGAActattttgagccatgttaaCTTAGCAACAATCATGATCAAACTATGGATCCCTACCAACATGACTTTTTCGACCTGATGGCATGCTAGACAGTATCACACTCAGGGGTTGACGGTAGCTAAACACAATTAACATATTTTAATCACCTCAGGTGACAAAAGTTTGTACCCTCAACAATCGACTTACCTCAGCATTACTCACTTCATGGTTCAACTATAAGCAAGTAGTTATTTAAGGAGACATAAGATCAAATACTTGCAGCATATGCATTTCATACTTGCATATACTACGTTTAGCAACCATGATATAATACAGCTGTACTACAGATGGAGTAAATTTTGCAAAAATTGAGATAGCTTTTTAGTATCTGTGCTGAGGTTTCGCTGCCTAGTCGATCCACCATGGTCAGTGAGACTTCTAAGATGAGTGAAGTGGTTGAGATGACCGACTTATTCCTCCCTATGGCAAGACAAAGCACTGACGTGGATTAGTTATGGGGCAATGTTTAGGATTTGGTGCGCGAGAAACGCATTCCAGACATCTCTGTACTGTTGCTCAAAGTTTAGAAAATTAGACTTTTACAGAAGCCTGCCAAACAGAACTGTTATTTGGGTATCAAAAATGAGTATATAAACATCGTAATAGGTGATTAATTTCAAGAAGGTTAGACAAAAGACatctttaaaaattaaataaaaatgaaaagttaGGGACTAGTAGAAAGAATAACAAATGTAAAACAGAGATCTAGACCTGGAAATTAGGATGGTTTTGCTAGTAACCAGAGCCTGACAACGAAATAATCGTGTTAGTTTTTGCAAATTCCCACAGGTGATCCCCATTTCATATCGTACGGGATCATGGAACAATCCAAAAACAGGATACTCAAAATACACAGTATCTCCTAACAGCTGCTTCTTTTGGATAAAGTTATACTCATAATAGacatttacaataaaaataGCAAAAAGGTGGAAAAGCATTTACCCTTTTGCAATCTGTAAAAACTTCTCATATGTGGCTGACTTGATCCACATTTCAGCATCATGATTCAACCGTTCGCCATATTGGGCTTCTAACTCATTTGATATTTCTATAAGACGACCAATTAGAGCTTGTGTCCTAAAATTTATTTTACGACATTTATATTGGTCTTACTCCATATCAGTTGAAGTTCGTCGGCGTTGAATAATTCCTGCGCTTTGTTTTAGCTTTAATCTGACAAATTCTTCAACTATTGTTTCTGTTTCCATCGTCTTCAAATCATCCTCATCAACTTGGTGGGTAATCATAGAATCTTCACATTGACCGGAAACGGAACAGTCACCAGACATGGTCTATGAAGAATGGATTTAGTGAACAAATGTATGGTAATCATGATAAGACCACTGAAGCTTCAGGAAAGCCTATAATAGGGATCTACGATTCATAGTATGTTATTCGTAATAAGGGTACCaaaaattatgaaaaccatTGAAAGGTCGGTAGAATAACCCTTCACTGATGTTTATTTCTTCCAACTATTTGTTCTGATAATAGACCAGTAACAAGTCGCTTACAGAGACGGTTTTATTCAGTAAAAATTCTTTAAATCGCACCACCAAACTTGCGTACCTTGTAATTATTGCTGATAACAACACTTTACGAACCATGCAACTATACGACCATTatacaaaaaaagaaacttaaCTTAATCCACAACAGCAGTTGATGTTTCTACGGAGCCACTAGGTCCTACTAACTTGAAATAACTCTTGGCAAAATATTGCGCAGATATGAGCACGTTTATGGGAAGGGAAAATCGGGATTCCAATCTCTTTATGACATCTCAGTCTCAGTCAGTCCATCAGGGACACATAGGCTGCCACAAATTTTGAGATCAAAAGAGAATTTGGTTGGTTCGGGAGTTTGGAGTAGGAATGTAGTGACAAATAGGATTTAGCTCCGGAGTGACATCGGGCCTTTTGAACCCCTTGCAACAGCAACTGGAGCAATCCATGTTACCTAAGAGTATTTTTGTCACCACTTTTTATACGGAATATCATAACGGATTTTGGGAAAGCCTTAAGTGGTATCATGACATGAAAATACAAGGATGCTGTATTGGAGGCACCATCAAAAGGCCTTGAAGTGTGTGACTACTTCACATAGCCCTTAAAAACCCTGTGGATGTTTGTTATGTTACAAGACATACAAAGTTCGTTAAAGATATTTCATTCAGGTAACTAATCCATGTTTACGAAAGCCATTGAAACCAAACGAGTTCCAGCAGTAAGTACGAAACAATCGaacccatcaccactctataTGCAGGGCAACTAGATCTTTGTCTGCTGGATGCCAACAGGCTAACTACTACGGATGCTTTAAGGATTTGTATCTTCAAAACTACTGTTTCTGTGTCAGCTTTGTTATTTTTACGGGCAAAGGGATTCCTAAGGTTAACGAAAAGGTTTAAGATTCACTAATACACAGAACTGTCGGAACTTTTTAATTTTTACTTGAGAGTCAACAAAAGGAACTTTTTACAGTAACTGGTGATAATACGCTTTGACAATAAGTCCTAAATAGTTTGGGTGGTAGTAGGAAAATACTAGGAACACGAACACAGTGGGAGACCACGCTTCGTAACAAGGAGTAGTAAGTCGCATTTGGCTTTGTACTAAAAACTTACCGACTTTCATTAAAATTCACACGGCAATAACTTTAATATAGTTATGTTAACACATCATTACATATCTTACAGGAAAAGACGATAGGCGCTGACTTTTCTAACGTTGCAAAACACTCAGTTTTTGAACGGAAGACAATATGCTTTCGTGAAAAAGGATATCATTCAAGAATAGCCAAAGCTCTAGGATAAACGACAATTTTCAACAACTTTTGATAACGCCCAAAAAGACAGTCATAGGTTTGGAACTAACGTTTTAAAGCAGCTAGAAAACGTTTATACTTTAAGAAAACACGGAGAAACTTGGTCACAAAAGTACAGAATGTCTTTATTAAGAATTAGTGAGAAAAACAATTCAGGTAGCGCATACTTTTGGAAAATTACCTCAAACCTTGACCTGTGGAGATAggaccataaaacctattttgtaaataatttttcatagtttacgcatgtattttcatattctgtacatttagcattaaacaattgtacttgttgtttaagtgtattactttgaacccttgtaacttgacttccttccgttttgagtacaacatatcgtgacactgttactgctcctcaataaatacactctaattcacatctgcatcgttctgccatGTCTGccaatatgttaaatgaaatattaattgcataccatctacgtttatagacaactgtgacattcttattgaattctacgcttggtaaacctactggatctatatcgtccatattgggattactaatcttttataattgtggattatctggaccaaactcagccgaacacgcaatagcctgaagacttaagtaacgtcccttattttttatttgtgtgtaattaacttattaactgttaattgttacataaactatagacataatatttttgttgctaattttggttatcatacattttggtccaccacagaCCTTTGTCGGTAAGCGGATACAATAAGCTTGGAATTTCATGACATTAGCTCTAGTTATATGATGTCATAAATGTTCCGTATGTAATCGCGACCTGACAGCCATCTTGAGATGTGCAAGTTTTCTCGAAGATAGATTTGGTTAGAGCGTCTGACAAAGTTCTTACAGCTGcagacgacattcctaaaattTCAGAAAAACCATCTCAAAATCAACTATGTCCGTGCACTAGGACATACAATCACCCATTAGTATAGCCATGGACGCATCAAACTAGGTAATCGAAGTCTTACGACTGTGGGTAAGCAACAGATGGCACACTACATAGACCCATCTACTGCGAAAATGCATGGAGTAGAGTTTTTTAAATTACAACAGCTCTTGTCCTATAAGTCATGAAAAGGGGATTGCACAAACATTTTTGACTTCACTCATAAACGTTTTTCAAAGGAAAGCCTGGAAGAAGAACTTGCCTTCATCACGACTTGTCTGCTTGAAAATGCTTATCTGTCTGAATTCATTGAGATGTATACTGgtgtagtggtaaataaatccccaaaatcaatttCTCTGTAGGTCTTccacattggatgctgaccacattggtttcaatggactcacctagctagAGGCGCTAAGTTATGcttccgtaccagatcacgagtgggaacgccgtgctcaacttctcttGTGATCACtaaccagtttagatcagtcacttctcgaaatattgataatctatcaaacataccttccaacctcctcgcttctgccttttgatttcactgggttggCACGTTTCggttataggtgttactggttacggtgttgtcaaactacaatacctgttgCATCATCACTAGAACCACAGTACGTGTTAAATGTAATATATTAGAAATCAGACCTACTTCCTATACTTGTGCTTTACATGAGACTAAATCACTTGAATAATCAATCACAGGATAAATGTTGCGATGAAGATTGCTTTTTCACCAGAAAAACTGACGACGTTATGGGAGACGAACTACTCGCTCAAGCAAACAGAAGTTGATAGATCCTTTTTATCCGTACCTTCAACTACATCTACCGGTTTAAATGTAGGTGCCAAGGCACATAAATTGGAAGAACAGAGAAAAGTGTATACGTTCGCACTTCCGAGAACGTTCCAAAAAATTTAGGACCATGAGGCCCAGTGGCCCTAAACAGTGTAACAGCTTAGCATTTAATTGATACCGAACAAACCATATGTATTTCACAACCCttcaaaattattatcagaCAGAAAAAACGCAACGTCTCTTCGCCTTGCCAAACCAGTGGCAATAAAAAGCTCAAACCTGACTTTTGTATACAGAATGAGACAGTAATCAGTATATCATTACCATGGtaaattattatgattgttttaTTAGTGTTTATTTGTCATGTGGTCATCGTTAAAATAATTCCTATTCTGTGTGCACTAAAATTGTTCTCTCGTCTATCAATTTTTATTCTCACAATCCTCTAAATTTATATAGACTTCTCAAATCCATTTCAGTTATTACGTAACTCATTTAGCCGATATTTAATTCTAGTAGTCTTATTGTTGTgcttatatgaaccaatgattcctttgtacttgttgcgtgcttgatttcgaattctaaatgcattacattcgtttgtgctcatccaGTACTTTTTGATTCAATTGCgatatttctgggattcctagtttatactataattcgaATAGTCCTAATTATCACACTGTCATCGCGATGGGGCCTGCGATGGAACAGTTGgacattcattcaacttctgaAGTTTTGATGATTATTTGGTAAGGTTTGAGATGTGGAGCATGACAATGAAGGATGTGAAGGATCGTGAAATTGCGGTGCATTTCCTCACATTCAGCGGTAAAGAAGCCTACAGTTTACTAAGAACTTTGGCATATCCAGAAAAGCCCatttcactcccttatgcaactcctaaggagttgaaccaggtctgttgtgagataacaactcactgaagacaatggtgtaccgttgctcaatttcgtggattggttgaagttagacattaacatcgtcggatgccggctcagtggtctatcggtcaagtgcttcggcgcgaagctggtaggtcctgggttcgagtctcgcgggtgcgggatcgtggatgcgcgctgctgaggagtcccgtaataggaagaaacggccgtccagtgcttccaggttttccatgaaggtctagcttcaaatgactcatcatttcaactataaaattactaaaatctccac
This genomic interval from Schistosoma mansoni strain Puerto Rico chromosome W, complete genome contains the following:
- a CDS encoding putative apoptosis regulator bax, which translates into the protein MSGDCSVSGQCEDSMITHQVDEDDLKTMETETIVEEFVRLKLKQSAGIIQRRRTSTDMETQALIGRLIEISNELEAQYGERLNHDAEMWIKSATYEKFLQIAKGVFSDGIINWSRIVVLFMFAVKVVINAISKGFSGLAGDIIRFVVKFVFIHGIYKWVESHGGWVAVLREYTPHSNSSGLFVFGLTLLIVCLLLTRKI